A window of Apium graveolens cultivar Ventura chromosome 8, ASM990537v1, whole genome shotgun sequence contains these coding sequences:
- the LOC141680621 gene encoding uncharacterized protein LOC141680621 → MVNAQKGKAKEVTVTKQGEWIVDSGASDHLTCSLDNLVNVKVTPSTFTIKLPTGATTSISHIGDVILPNGLKLLDVLYVPLFTHNLLLIHKLAKDAQCDVLFQPSQCVVINSKIKKVIAKGVLKEGLYYMQCKTDPSEVCMSVAADTSSGEIRTIRTDNTLEFSDKACVEFMNQKGILHKKSCSYIPQQNARVERKHRHLLEVARALRFQSGLPLSFWGECVLTAAHLINLLPNITLNFCTPYEKLHEEVPTYEHLKVFRCLAFGKDPSCHNDKFTARGYLSIFVGYLILQKGFRLLNLV, encoded by the exons ATGGTGAATGCACAGAAAGGCAAAGCAAAGGAGGTGACAGTGACAAAACAAGGGGAATGGATTGTTGACTCGGGTGCATCCGACCATTTGACATGTTCACTGGATAATTTAGTCAATGTGAAGGTAACACCCTCTACTTTCACTATAAAATTACCCACTGGAGCTACAACCTCTATAAGTCACATAGGGGATGTCATTCTTCCAAATGGTCTAAAGCTGTTAGACGTCTTGTATGTTCCCTTGTTTACTCACAATCTGTTGTTAATTCACAAATTGGCCAAGGATGCACAATGTGATGTGTTGTTTCAGCCAAGTCAATGTGTGGTTATTAACTCGAAAATAAAGAAGGTGATAGCAAAAGGAGTTCTTAAAGAAGGTCTGTATTATATGCAGTGCAAAACAGACCCTTCAGAAGTATGCATGAGTGTAGCTGCAGACACTAGCTCT GGTGAGATTCGTACTATAAGAACTGATAATACGCTTGAGTTTTCTGACAAAGCATGTGTTGAGTTCATGAATCAGAAAGGCATTCTTCATAAAAAATCGTGTTCTTACATACCCCAACAAAATGCAAGGGTGGAAAGGAAGCACCGACATTTACTGGAGGTAGCTCGTGCATTGCGTTTTCAATCAGGCCTTCCCTTATCTTTTTGGGGAGAGTGTGTTTTAACTGCAGCACACCTGATCAATCTATTACCAAATATAACATTGAATTTCTGCACACCCTATGAGAAGTTGCATGAAGAAGTGCCTACTTATGAACACCTGAAGGTATTCAGATGTCTCGCTTTTGGAAAAGATCCAAGTTGTCATAATGATAAGTTTACTGCTAGAGGATATCTATCGATTTTTGTGGGTTATCTTATCTTACAAAAGGGATTTCGTTTGCTCAATTTAGTCTAA
- the LOC141678152 gene encoding cytochrome P450 76A2-like has product MEWMYNYVLCSIFLSLIWYLRQKNSYRRSKLPPGPEGWPVVGNIFDLGTLPHRGLAALKQKYGPVVWLNLGPVKTMVILSAGAAEELFKNHDLSFADRSINDAMRSHDFHKSSMALGAHSSYWRTLRRICTVELFSNKRINETALIRQKCVDEMLAWIEKEAKEGASGGIEVLKFVFPAAFNLIGNLTLSRDLVDPYSEMASEFKMALAGFSECLGRPNISDLFPWLRWLDLQGLRMRTDQDLAKAIQIISGFVHERVKERQQKERRPTEHKDFLDVVLDFEGSGKDEPAKLSDHQITIFLMEMFMAGTDTTSATIEWAMCELLQNPESMKKVKAELSRVVGVKNKLIESDIDNLPYLQATIEETLRLHAPVPLVLPRKAIQETVFMGYKIPKDTQVFVNAWAIGRDEESWEDALTFKPERFLGSSIGYKGQNFEFIPFGAGRRICPGIPLSHRTLPLILGSLLHHFDWELSENVSSEMKIDMTETMGLAAKKLKPLKAVPKRLTT; this is encoded by the exons ATGGAGTGGATGTATAACTATGTTCTTTGTTCCATTTTCTTGTCACTTATTTGGTACTTGAGGCAAAAGAATAGTTATAGACGTTCCAAGCTTCCTCCGGGGCCGGAGGGCTGGCCGGTTGTTGGCAACATATTTGATCTTGGAACCTTACCACATAGAGGTCTAGCAGCCCTAAAACAAAAGTATGGCCCTGTTGTGTGGTTAAATCTCGGTCCTGTCAAGACCATGGTGATTCTGTCTGCTGGTGCAGCCGAAGAGTTGTTCAAGAACCATGATCTCTCTTTTGCTGACCGTTCCATTAATGACGCAATGAGGTCACATGACTTTCACAAGAGCTCTATGGCTTTAGGAGCACACAGTAGCTATTGGCGCACCTTGAGGCGTATATGCACTGTTGAGCTCTTCAGTAATAAGAGAATCAATGAAACAGCTTTGATTAGGCAGAAATGTGTGGATGAGATGCTGGCATGGATTGAAAAGGAAGCTAAAGAAGGTGCAAGTGGTGGAATTGAAGTGCTAAAATTTGTATTCCCAGCAGCATTTAACTTGATTGGAAATCTAACCTTATCTCGTGACTTGGTGGATCCATATTCGGAGATGGCCTCTGAATTTAAAATGGCATTGGCAGGATTCTCAGAGTGTCTTGGCCGTCCTAATATCTCTGATTTGTTTCCGTGGCTTAGATGGCTTGACTTGCAGGGGTTAAGGATGAGAACGGATCAGGATCTGGCAAAAGCAATACAGATTATTTCAGGATTTGTGCATGAGCGTGTGAAAGAGCGGCAACAAAAGGAAAGAAGGCCAACAGAGCATAAGGACTTCCTGGATGTGGTTCTAGATTTTGAGGGCAGCGGGAAGGATGAACCAGCTAAACTATCAGACCACCAAATCACTATTTTTCTAATG GAAATGTTTATGGCGGGAACAGACACTACAAGCGCCACAATTGAGTGGGCAATGTGTGAGCTATTACAAAATCCTGAATCAATGAAGAAGGTTAAAGCGGAGCTTAGCAGAGTTGTGGGCGTAAAGAACAAACTAATAGAGAGTGACATTGATAATCTGCCTTACTTGCAAGCTACAATAGAGGAAACACTACGCTTACATGCTCCAGTTCCACTTGTGCTTCCAAGAAAGGCTATCCAAGAAACCGTTTTCATGGGATATAAAATACCTAAAGATACACAAGTTTTTGTCAATGCTTGGGCAATTGGACGAGACGAAGAAAGTTGGGAGGATGCTTTGACGTTCAAACCTGAAAGATTCTTGGGTTCAAGTATCGGGTACAAGGGTCAAAATTTTGAGTTCATACCATTTGGTGCGGGAAGAAGGATTTGCCCTGGTATTCCGCTGTCCCATCGCACACTTCCTCTAATACTAGGCTCATTGCTTCACCATTTTGACTGGGAGCTAAGTGAAAATGTCAGTAGTGAGATGAAAATTGACATGACAGAAACAATGGGGTTAGCAGCAAAAAAACTAAAACCCTTGAAAGCAGTTCCAAAACGTTTGACGACATGA